A stretch of the Candidatus Jettenia sp. AMX2 genome encodes the following:
- a CDS encoding N-acetyltransferase, whose amino-acid sequence MLRKATIEDVEKIYKLINEFASKDVMLPRSLSELYENIRDFFVFAQNDTIVGCAALHIFWKNLAEIKSVAVLKSHQHGGIGKKLVAACKREALKLGIAKIFVLTYVPEFFEKCGFCRVNKESLPHKIWSECVKCHKFPDCGEIPLIYELQKNVK is encoded by the coding sequence ATGTTACGAAAAGCAACCATAGAAGATGTAGAAAAGATCTACAAACTTATCAATGAATTCGCATCAAAGGACGTAATGCTGCCGCGGTCATTGAGTGAACTTTACGAGAATATCAGGGATTTCTTTGTATTCGCTCAAAATGATACGATAGTTGGCTGCGCGGCCTTGCATATTTTCTGGAAAAATCTCGCAGAGATAAAGTCTGTTGCGGTATTGAAATCACACCAGCATGGCGGAATCGGGAAAAAACTTGTAGCGGCTTGCAAACGGGAGGCCCTCAAGTTAGGCATCGCAAAGATTTTTGTCCTTACCTATGTGCCTGAATTCTTTGAGAAGTGTGGATTTTGTAGGGTAAACAAGGAAAGCCTTCCTCATAAAATATGGTCTGAATGTGTGAAATGTCATAAATTCCCTGATTGCGGAGAAATTCCTTTAATTTACGAATTACAAAAAAACGTAAAATAG
- a CDS encoding YchF/TatD family DNA exonuclease, with protein MIIDTHAHLDFPDYRKDLNAVLLRAKEANIGYIINVGTNLASSQKSIDLANRFENIYASIGIHPHDASKISEQNWQTLASLVKEPKVVAIGETGLDYYRNHSPREVQHYIFRKHLGLAVTHNLPVIIHCRDASDDCLAIMDEYNGALKGVVHCFSGTREAAKRLIESGFYLSFAGPVTFPNANGLREVVKSVPPERLLLETDSPFLSPQAKRGERNEPSYLCFIIPVLAGIYGLSVEDIERITTFNAYKLFGVGKLEQEGRIAYAIRGSLYINLTNRCSNLCTFCMRESYPVVKGHHLRLEREPGAEEVIRAIGDPEEYEEIVFCGYGEPTERLDVLLSVAKFLKSKGKRIRLDTNGLGDLINGRPVVQELRGLIDTICISLNAETAEKYEEICKPVFGKKAYPALLRFIKDAKEVIPNVLVSIVDIPGVDVEKCRQIAKELGVNFRVRKYNVIG; from the coding sequence ATGATTATTGATACGCACGCGCATCTTGATTTTCCTGACTACAGGAAGGATTTGAATGCTGTCCTGTTACGGGCAAAAGAGGCAAACATAGGATACATCATAAATGTAGGCACTAATCTTGCTTCAAGCCAGAAAAGTATCGATCTGGCTAACCGGTTTGAAAATATCTATGCCAGTATCGGGATTCATCCTCATGATGCCTCGAAAATTTCAGAACAGAATTGGCAAACCCTGGCATCTTTAGTCAAAGAGCCGAAGGTCGTGGCAATCGGGGAAACGGGGCTTGATTACTACCGCAACCACAGCCCCCGTGAAGTTCAGCATTACATTTTCCGTAAACATCTCGGTCTGGCTGTGACTCATAACTTACCGGTAATTATCCATTGCCGCGATGCCAGTGACGACTGCCTGGCGATAATGGATGAGTATAATGGTGCCTTGAAGGGGGTTGTGCATTGTTTCAGCGGAACGAGAGAGGCAGCAAAAAGGCTTATAGAATCTGGTTTCTATCTTTCGTTTGCCGGGCCGGTTACCTTTCCCAATGCAAATGGCTTGCGGGAGGTTGTTAAGTCAGTCCCCCCGGAAAGGCTTCTTTTGGAAACCGATTCGCCTTTTCTGTCACCACAGGCCAAAAGGGGAGAGCGAAATGAACCTTCCTATCTGTGCTTTATTATTCCTGTGCTGGCCGGCATATACGGATTATCGGTAGAGGATATTGAGAGAATTACCACCTTTAATGCCTACAAATTATTTGGAGTAGGCAAGCTTGAACAGGAAGGAAGGATTGCCTATGCCATACGAGGATCTCTTTACATAAATCTTACCAACCGGTGCTCAAATCTATGTACCTTTTGTATGAGAGAATCCTACCCTGTTGTTAAGGGACACCATCTCAGACTGGAAAGGGAACCAGGTGCAGAAGAAGTAATACGGGCTATTGGCGATCCCGAAGAGTATGAAGAGATTGTCTTCTGTGGCTATGGTGAACCAACGGAACGGTTGGATGTGTTACTGTCCGTTGCTAAGTTTCTTAAGTCGAAAGGAAAACGCATCCGGCTGGATACCAACGGTCTTGGGGATCTTATCAACGGAAGACCTGTTGTACAGGAATTAAGAGGTCTTATTGATACCATTTGTATCAGCTTAAATGCTGAAACAGCAGAAAAGTATGAAGAAATTTGTAAACCTGTATTTGGGAAAAAGGCGTATCCGGCACTCCTCCGGTTTATCAAAGACGCAAAAGAAGTCATACCTAATGTGCTGGTTTCCATTGTAGACATTCCTGGCGTTGACGTAGAAAAATGCAGGCAAATAGCGAAAGAATTGGGCGTCAATTTCAGGGTAAGAAAATACAACGTAATCGGTTAA
- the prfA gene encoding peptide chain release factor 1 — MNNNLLQRLERMYARYNELEKLLSDPEVISDSSRYMIYMKEHGGLSKVVSKYIRLLKIMTRKQEAEELLSLGETDKELAGMARDELRELEEQEKAAFDEIEDLLITDEKITSKDVIAEIRAGTGGDEAAIFAADLFRMYTKYAERQGWKVEIFDSSETALEGFREITFSIEGKNVYEKLRFESGTHRVQRVPLTETSGRVHTSTATVAILPEIEEVEIDINPNDIVIDTFRASGPGGQKVNKTSSAVRITHVPTGLIVKCLDEKSQHKNRAKAMRILRSRLYELLEGKKRSERDQIRRDQIGTGDRSEKIRTYNYSQNRVTDHRIAFTVHNLDQVMEGYLDEIIDALRNHYKEERLKELASAI; from the coding sequence ATGAATAATAATTTATTACAAAGATTGGAAAGAATGTATGCACGATATAACGAACTGGAGAAGTTGTTGTCAGACCCGGAAGTAATATCGGATTCAAGTCGTTATATGATATACATGAAGGAGCACGGCGGTTTATCCAAGGTTGTAAGTAAGTATATCCGGTTATTAAAGATCATGACGAGAAAGCAGGAAGCAGAAGAACTTTTGTCTCTTGGTGAAACTGATAAAGAATTAGCCGGAATGGCAAGGGATGAGTTAAGGGAACTGGAAGAACAGGAAAAGGCTGCCTTTGATGAAATAGAAGATTTGCTTATTACGGATGAAAAAATCACCAGTAAAGATGTAATTGCCGAAATACGTGCCGGAACAGGCGGAGATGAGGCTGCCATTTTTGCTGCCGACTTGTTTCGTATGTATACAAAATATGCTGAAAGGCAAGGCTGGAAGGTTGAGATATTTGATAGTAGTGAAACAGCTCTGGAAGGATTCAGGGAAATAACTTTTTCCATCGAAGGGAAGAATGTATATGAAAAATTGCGTTTTGAGAGTGGTACACACCGCGTTCAAAGGGTTCCTTTAACGGAAACGAGCGGCAGGGTACATACCTCAACAGCAACAGTAGCAATCTTACCGGAAATTGAAGAAGTAGAGATCGACATCAATCCAAATGACATAGTAATAGATACATTTCGTGCCTCCGGGCCAGGAGGACAGAAGGTTAACAAGACCAGCTCGGCTGTCAGGATTACTCATGTTCCCACCGGACTTATTGTAAAATGCCTGGACGAAAAATCTCAGCATAAGAACCGCGCAAAGGCCATGCGTATTTTAAGAAGCAGGTTATATGAATTGCTCGAGGGAAAGAAGCGAAGTGAACGGGATCAAATCCGCCGTGATCAAATTGGTACCGGAGACCGTAGTGAAAAGATACGCACTTATAACTACTCACAGAACCGTGTTACAGATCATAGAATAGCTTTTACCGTCCATAATCTTGATCAGGTTATGGAAGGGTACCTGGATGAGATAATCGATGCTCTGAGAAACCATTATAAAGAAGAGCGGCTGAAGGAATTAGCATCAGCCATTTGA
- the ffh gene encoding signal recognition particle protein produces MFEAISNSLESVFSKFRGKGRLTESNIKEGLHEVRLALLEADVNYKVVKNFIQHVTDRSVGEEVIKSIAPGQQIIKIVHDELVSLMGESDTTIPFKDDEPTLIMLVGLQGSGKTTTAGKLAKTLLGKGRKPLLVAADIQRPAAIEQLKVLGKQLNIPVFFEPDSQPAKICNDAAKHARQNMNDVVIFDTAGRLHIDEELMAELLEIKEKIKPHQIYFVCDSMTGQDAVTSAKEFDNQLGFDGVILTKLDGDTRGGAALSIRAVTGKPIKFVGIGEKLDRLEEFHPDRMASRILGMGDVVSLVERAQQAIDLEEAQKLSKKLHADTLSLDDFLVQLQQIKKMGPLKEILGMIPGMGSKVEGLNVDEKQLQKVEAIIRSMTTKERSNPEIFNGSRKQRVAVGSGTTTQDVNQLLKQFKSMKKMVKHLKGNEKSLKKMGMFSGNLPFGKGMMR; encoded by the coding sequence ATGTTTGAAGCAATTTCAAATAGTTTAGAAAGTGTTTTTAGTAAATTCCGTGGTAAAGGACGCCTTACGGAATCCAACATTAAAGAAGGATTGCACGAGGTACGTCTTGCGCTCCTTGAGGCGGATGTAAATTATAAAGTTGTTAAGAATTTTATTCAGCATGTCACTGATCGCTCTGTTGGGGAAGAAGTAATAAAGAGTATTGCGCCGGGACAGCAGATTATAAAAATTGTTCATGACGAGTTGGTCAGCCTCATGGGGGAGTCTGATACAACAATTCCTTTTAAAGATGACGAGCCGACGCTTATTATGCTTGTAGGGTTACAGGGTAGTGGAAAAACTACTACCGCCGGTAAACTTGCCAAAACGTTGCTGGGTAAGGGACGGAAACCACTTTTAGTAGCTGCTGATATACAGCGGCCTGCTGCGATTGAACAGTTAAAGGTGCTGGGCAAACAGCTCAATATACCTGTATTTTTTGAGCCTGATTCCCAACCTGCAAAGATATGTAACGATGCTGCTAAACATGCGAGACAGAATATGAATGATGTTGTTATCTTTGATACAGCAGGAAGGCTTCATATTGATGAGGAATTAATGGCTGAACTACTGGAGATTAAGGAGAAAATAAAACCGCATCAGATTTATTTTGTTTGTGATTCGATGACAGGGCAGGATGCCGTTACCAGTGCAAAAGAGTTTGATAACCAATTGGGCTTTGATGGGGTGATTCTGACTAAACTTGATGGTGATACCAGGGGAGGGGCTGCCTTGTCAATACGGGCTGTTACCGGTAAACCGATTAAATTTGTCGGTATCGGCGAGAAGCTGGACAGGCTGGAGGAATTCCATCCGGACCGGATGGCTTCCCGGATACTCGGGATGGGAGATGTTGTGTCTCTTGTTGAGCGTGCTCAGCAGGCTATTGATCTTGAGGAAGCACAGAAGCTTAGCAAAAAACTCCATGCTGATACCCTTAGCCTTGATGATTTTCTCGTGCAGCTCCAGCAGATCAAGAAGATGGGACCACTCAAAGAAATCCTTGGAATGATTCCCGGCATGGGAAGCAAGGTGGAAGGTTTGAATGTGGACGAAAAGCAGTTGCAAAAGGTTGAAGCAATTATCAGATCCATGACAACGAAAGAACGATCAAACCCGGAGATCTTTAACGGGAGCCGTAAACAACGGGTAGCCGTTGGAAGCGGAACCACAACCCAGGACGTAAATCAGTTATTAAAGCAATTTAAATCAATGAAGAAGATGGTAAAACATTTAAAAGGAAATGAAAAGAGTTTAAAGAAAATGGGAATGTTTTCCGGCAATTTGCCCTTTGGCAAGGGTATGATGCGTTAA
- the rpmE gene encoding 50S ribosomal protein L31: MKKGIHPEYMETVVICGCGETFKTRSTKQKIMVEVCSKCHPFYTGKQKVLDSAGQIERFQKRFQKTQTIEDLLVKKNKNE; the protein is encoded by the coding sequence ATGAAAAAAGGGATTCATCCTGAATATATGGAAACTGTGGTAATATGTGGCTGTGGGGAGACTTTTAAAACACGATCAACAAAACAAAAAATCATGGTAGAAGTATGCTCAAAATGCCATCCATTTTATACAGGAAAGCAGAAAGTTTTAGATAGTGCAGGTCAGATAGAGCGGTTTCAAAAGAGGTTTCAAAAGACTCAAACGATTGAAGATTTGTTGGTAAAGAAAAACAAAAATGAATAA
- a CDS encoding YraN family protein yields the protein MRSFYVSMKLVFGYRNKKLSYQKEVGAKGEHLAVKFLRKNGFKILQRNYACRCGEIDIICYDRGAIVFVEVKTRHSDTYGPPELSVTEAKKRQIIKVAKYYVAKKKVHDIDLRFDVVSILYPPHGENPTITLFKNAFTKYYDY from the coding sequence ATGCGGTCTTTTTATGTCTCAATGAAACTGGTATTTGGTTACCGGAATAAGAAACTGTCCTACCAAAAAGAAGTAGGTGCAAAGGGTGAGCATCTTGCCGTTAAGTTTTTAAGAAAAAACGGATTTAAGATACTTCAGAGAAATTATGCCTGCAGGTGTGGGGAGATTGATATTATTTGTTATGACCGTGGTGCAATTGTATTTGTTGAAGTAAAAACACGCCATTCAGATACTTATGGCCCACCTGAACTCTCCGTCACAGAGGCCAAGAAAAGGCAGATTATAAAAGTGGCAAAGTACTATGTTGCAAAGAAAAAGGTTCATGATATTGACTTGCGCTTTGATGTCGTTTCTATTCTCTACCCGCCGCACGGGGAAAACCCGACGATAACGCTTTTTAAGAATGCCTTTACAAAATATTATGATTATTGA
- the trmD gene encoding tRNA (guanosine(37)-N1)-methyltransferase TrmD, whose product MRIDILTLFPEMFENVLRNSILRIAREKGVVQYNLYDIREYAENRRCVDDRPYGGGAGMVMKPEPIFSLVEFIEKQEDGCPRKILLTPQGCRLSQPVAANLAKESHLILICGHYEGFDERVRTGLDVTEISIGDYILSGGEIPAMVVIDAVVRLIPGVLGDHTSTVHESFTDGLLEYPQYTRPAEFRGMRVPEILLSGNHQKIKEWQRTEAIKRTQEKRPDLLNK is encoded by the coding sequence ATGCGAATTGATATTTTAACATTATTCCCCGAAATGTTTGAAAATGTACTGAGGAATAGCATACTAAGAATTGCAAGGGAAAAGGGTGTTGTTCAGTATAATCTCTACGATATACGGGAATATGCTGAAAACAGACGTTGTGTAGATGATCGTCCTTACGGTGGCGGTGCTGGTATGGTAATGAAGCCAGAACCTATTTTTTCCCTGGTTGAATTTATTGAAAAACAGGAAGATGGCTGTCCCCGAAAAATATTATTAACACCTCAGGGCTGCCGGCTCTCACAGCCTGTAGCTGCAAATCTGGCGAAAGAATCACACCTGATACTTATATGCGGCCATTATGAAGGGTTTGATGAAAGGGTACGGACTGGATTGGATGTAACTGAAATTTCTATTGGCGATTATATCCTTTCCGGAGGAGAAATACCCGCAATGGTTGTTATTGATGCAGTGGTCCGTTTAATACCGGGGGTGCTTGGCGACCATACCTCGACCGTTCATGAATCGTTTACTGACGGATTGCTGGAATATCCGCAGTATACACGGCCTGCAGAATTCAGGGGTATGAGGGTGCCGGAAATACTGTTGTCCGGCAATCACCAGAAAATAAAGGAGTGGCAAAGAACTGAGGCGATAAAAAGAACTCAGGAAAAACGACCGGACCTCCTGAATAAGTAG
- the murA gene encoding UDP-N-acetylglucosamine 1-carboxyvinyltransferase, giving the protein MDKIVIEGGHRLEGRVRINGAKNAALPIMAACLLLNGPSRIRGIPDIVDIQIQSEILRNLGGEIKRCDDRTLEIEFRDGENEDKFTAPYGLVSKMRASICVLGPLLSKRRKAKVSYPGGCVIGQRPIDLHIKGLKSMGAHIETTEGYINAVADKLTGTNISFTGKTVLGTCNVMTAAVLAEGTTVIEHAACEPEVQDLANFLNKAGAKISGIGESRLTIEGVRELHGVDYDIIPDRIESGTFMIAGAITKGDITLEHARAEYLGAVIEKLEEIGVKVNITSDGIRVQGNDTYHAADLTTLPYPGMPTDMQAQFMALLCTIEGKSIITEKIYPERFIHAAELRRMGADIYVRGDCAIIRGVPFLSGTNVMVSDLRAGAGLVLAGLMAKGSTHVHRVYHLDRGYEQLENRLASLGAVIKRIPD; this is encoded by the coding sequence GTGGATAAAATTGTTATTGAGGGAGGGCATCGCTTAGAAGGACGCGTGAGAATCAATGGGGCAAAAAATGCTGCCCTGCCCATTATGGCCGCCTGTTTATTATTAAATGGCCCTTCACGTATAAGGGGAATACCGGATATTGTTGATATTCAGATACAATCGGAAATATTGAGAAATCTCGGTGGAGAAATAAAAAGGTGTGATGACAGAACCCTTGAAATAGAGTTCAGGGACGGAGAGAATGAGGATAAATTTACTGCACCATACGGGCTTGTCAGTAAAATGAGGGCATCGATATGCGTTTTAGGACCTTTACTGAGCAAGAGGCGTAAGGCAAAGGTTTCCTATCCCGGCGGTTGTGTTATTGGTCAGCGTCCCATTGATTTACATATAAAAGGACTCAAGTCAATGGGCGCCCATATTGAAACGACGGAAGGGTATATAAATGCTGTGGCGGACAAGCTGACAGGGACAAATATTTCTTTTACAGGAAAAACAGTACTGGGTACTTGTAATGTAATGACAGCGGCGGTACTGGCGGAAGGTACCACGGTGATCGAACATGCCGCCTGCGAACCAGAGGTTCAGGACCTCGCAAATTTTTTAAACAAGGCCGGTGCAAAAATTTCAGGAATCGGCGAGAGCAGGTTAACTATTGAGGGTGTCCGGGAATTGCACGGTGTTGACTATGATATTATTCCGGATCGGATTGAGTCTGGTACATTTATGATTGCCGGCGCCATTACGAAAGGTGATATCACCTTAGAGCATGCAAGAGCGGAATATCTCGGTGCAGTAATCGAAAAGTTAGAAGAGATCGGCGTGAAGGTGAACATTACCAGTGATGGCATCAGGGTACAGGGAAACGATACTTATCATGCAGCAGATCTTACAACATTGCCTTATCCGGGCATGCCTACCGATATGCAGGCGCAATTCATGGCCCTATTGTGTACGATAGAAGGAAAAAGTATTATTACTGAAAAAATATACCCTGAAAGATTTATTCACGCTGCTGAATTGAGAAGGATGGGGGCTGATATCTATGTAAGAGGAGATTGTGCAATCATAAGAGGCGTGCCCTTCCTGTCAGGCACCAATGTGATGGTTTCTGATTTACGTGCAGGTGCGGGACTGGTGCTCGCAGGGTTAATGGCAAAAGGAAGCACACATGTTCATCGTGTATATCACCTGGACAGAGGTTATGAACAACTTGAAAACCGGTTAGCCAGTTTGGGTGCAGTTATAAAACGAATTCCTGATTGA
- the rpsP gene encoding 30S ribosomal protein S16: MVRLRMKRMGRKNRPYYRIGVCDVHEERDGNVIENLGTYDPMESDREKQVTLKKDRVEYWLSVGAKPSESVASILKRFGIVLKKGSYQK; this comes from the coding sequence ATGGTAAGGCTGAGAATGAAGCGCATGGGGCGCAAAAACAGGCCCTATTATAGAATTGGTGTATGTGATGTACATGAGGAAAGAGACGGGAATGTCATCGAAAATCTGGGAACATACGACCCGATGGAATCGGATAGAGAAAAACAGGTTACTTTAAAAAAAGACCGGGTAGAATATTGGTTAAGTGTGGGCGCAAAGCCATCAGAATCAGTTGCAAGTATTCTGAAAAGGTTTGGCATTGTATTGAAAAAAGGCTCATATCAAAAATAG
- a CDS encoding AMP-binding protein, which translates to MIIENFIAATKSNFKKTVMKDSLGMSLNFGQIFTASVLLSKQIRNFRGENIALLFPSSAGGALAYIATALTGKTPVCLNFLASKEDQDYILKFCDVGTVFTSKAFIERAGIPHDSRMVFIEDVRKRFSGVQKLKTYLSCKIRSEYSLIQEFKGYDDPGKTAAILFTSGSESSPKGVPVTYYNIYSSLENFSKVFKTVQEDVILGILPFFHVFGYIVCLWFPLIKNIGVVFHPNPTEYEKLGRIVHDHKVTILIGTNTLYRGFTKKWKKEQVQSVRLAFAGAEKLQEQVREKFYRKFGIRILEGYGLTESCSCVSVNYPDDFVNGSVGRIFPNIECRIVNPETYKVVSQGEEGLILIKGPNIIGSYYRSPDLNKQSFYGDFYITGDIGKIENGFLFITDRLKRFAKIGGEMVPLSPVEDKLSVILDDHSDHEKRNCAVVSIPHDQKGEQIVAFVVQKNPDKLFLNARLDTHHITKLSQPDYYISVEAIPILPSGKIDYRKLKHMALEQLAQDKKK; encoded by the coding sequence ATGATCATAGAGAACTTTATTGCTGCAACAAAAAGTAATTTTAAGAAAACCGTCATGAAAGATTCCCTCGGCATGTCTCTGAATTTCGGACAAATATTCACAGCCAGTGTCCTGTTATCAAAGCAAATCCGTAACTTTAGAGGAGAAAACATTGCCCTTTTATTTCCTTCCTCGGCAGGCGGTGCATTAGCATATATTGCAACGGCTTTAACCGGGAAGACCCCTGTCTGTTTAAATTTTCTGGCAAGCAAGGAAGATCAGGACTATATTCTGAAATTCTGTGATGTCGGGACCGTTTTTACTTCTAAAGCATTTATAGAAAGAGCCGGAATACCTCACGATTCCCGCATGGTTTTTATTGAGGATGTACGAAAAAGGTTTTCGGGTGTTCAAAAGCTAAAAACTTACCTATCATGCAAAATAAGGTCTGAATATTCTCTCATTCAGGAATTTAAGGGATACGATGATCCTGGGAAGACAGCTGCAATTCTGTTTACCTCTGGTTCTGAATCGAGTCCTAAAGGTGTTCCTGTAACATATTATAACATATATTCAAGCCTCGAAAATTTCAGCAAGGTTTTTAAAACTGTTCAGGAGGATGTAATATTAGGCATATTGCCGTTTTTTCATGTCTTTGGTTACATCGTTTGTTTATGGTTTCCGTTAATAAAAAATATCGGAGTTGTTTTCCATCCGAACCCGACAGAATATGAAAAGCTTGGCAGGATTGTTCACGACCACAAGGTAACTATCCTTATTGGAACCAATACCCTTTATCGTGGATTTACAAAAAAATGGAAAAAAGAGCAGGTTCAGAGCGTTCGCCTGGCATTTGCCGGCGCTGAAAAATTACAGGAACAGGTAAGAGAAAAATTTTACAGGAAATTTGGAATACGCATCCTGGAGGGATACGGACTTACCGAGAGTTGTTCATGCGTAAGCGTTAATTATCCGGATGATTTTGTTAATGGAAGTGTAGGCAGGATATTTCCCAATATTGAATGCAGGATAGTAAATCCTGAGACTTACAAGGTTGTCTCGCAAGGTGAAGAAGGATTAATACTTATTAAAGGCCCAAATATTATTGGTAGTTATTACAGGTCTCCGGATTTGAACAAACAGTCATTTTACGGCGACTTTTATATCACAGGCGATATTGGAAAAATTGAGAATGGATTTCTTTTTATTACGGACCGTCTAAAAAGGTTTGCAAAGATTGGAGGTGAAATGGTTCCTCTCTCACCGGTTGAAGACAAATTATCAGTTATACTGGACGATCACTCAGATCATGAAAAAAGAAATTGTGCCGTGGTAAGCATTCCCCATGATCAGAAGGGAGAGCAAATCGTGGCATTTGTTGTTCAAAAAAATCCTGACAAGCTTTTTTTGAATGCCAGACTCGATACGCATCACATCACAAAACTTTCGCAACCTGACTATTATATTTCAGTAGAAGCTATTCCCATACTTCCATCAGGGAAAATAGATTACCGGAAGCTGAAACATATGGCATTGGAACAACTTGCCCAGGATAAAAAGAAGTAA
- the rplS gene encoding 50S ribosomal protein L19, giving the protein MNIIDVIEKEQMKKLIPRFSIGDQVDVSVKIIEGDKERIQVFSGIVIARNGGSIQETFTVRRIVQGEGVERVFPVHSPKIADIKVVKSGKVRRAKLYYMRNRTGKRTRLREKFENFKKSEDTPS; this is encoded by the coding sequence GTGAATATTATTGATGTGATTGAAAAAGAGCAAATGAAAAAATTAATCCCCCGTTTTTCCATAGGAGATCAGGTAGATGTATCAGTCAAAATTATCGAGGGCGATAAGGAGCGTATTCAGGTTTTCAGCGGAATAGTAATTGCTAGGAACGGTGGTAGTATCCAGGAAACCTTTACGGTAAGGCGTATTGTACAGGGTGAAGGTGTGGAGCGTGTCTTCCCGGTTCATTCGCCTAAAATTGCCGATATTAAGGTTGTAAAATCGGGTAAGGTGAGACGGGCGAAACTTTATTATATGCGTAACAGGACTGGCAAAAGAACAAGATTGCGGGAAAAATTTGAGAACTTTAAAAAATCTGAAGATACCCCCTCATAG
- the prmC gene encoding peptide chain release factor N(5)-glutamine methyltransferase, protein MSEIRESPENTILNKSTISGLISWGNRILQQHGIDSSRLDAEIILSHLLGCKRIDLYLHPDKPVGNTISVNYKKGIQKRAMHMPVQYITNHAEFMSMDFSVDERVLIPRPETEFLVEAVIRKSQLLSKEQEITIVDIGAGSGNISITLVKHIGNARIFATDISPDALEVAKANARKHQAHGKILFLCGDLYKPLEKCKLESGVDFIVSNPPYVSHSEFDALQEEVRCYEPYGALVSSQYGLQLFKRIISNAHVWLKPGGFLTFEVGEKQAQKVAHLIEDTGYFKKSELIKDYQQIYRIVISQKKEEITQRPVVSLSNI, encoded by the coding sequence ATGTCAGAAATCAGAGAATCCCCGGAAAATACCATTTTAAATAAATCTACCATATCCGGCCTTATTTCCTGGGGGAATAGAATATTGCAACAACATGGCATTGATTCCTCACGCCTGGATGCAGAAATTATTTTATCACATCTCCTTGGCTGTAAACGTATCGACTTATATCTCCACCCTGACAAACCTGTAGGGAATACCATATCGGTAAACTATAAGAAGGGCATTCAAAAACGTGCGATGCATATGCCCGTTCAGTATATTACAAACCATGCAGAATTTATGTCTATGGATTTCTCTGTTGACGAACGGGTATTAATCCCCAGACCGGAAACAGAATTCCTTGTGGAAGCTGTCATAAGGAAATCACAATTGCTTTCCAAAGAACAAGAAATCACCATCGTGGATATCGGCGCCGGCAGCGGTAATATTTCAATAACCCTAGTTAAACATATCGGTAACGCAAGGATATTTGCAACAGATATATCACCTGACGCTCTGGAGGTAGCGAAAGCAAATGCACGAAAACATCAGGCTCACGGCAAGATACTATTTTTGTGCGGTGATCTCTATAAACCTCTTGAAAAATGTAAGCTAGAATCTGGTGTGGATTTTATTGTTTCCAATCCCCCTTATGTTTCACACAGCGAGTTTGATGCCTTGCAGGAAGAGGTGAGGTGTTACGAACCTTACGGGGCCCTTGTCAGCAGTCAGTACGGTTTGCAACTATTTAAACGCATTATTTCAAACGCACATGTATGGCTTAAGCCAGGTGGTTTTCTTACCTTTGAAGTCGGAGAGAAACAAGCACAAAAAGTAGCGCACCTTATAGAGGACACAGGATACTTTAAAAAATCGGAACTGATAAAAGACTATCAGCAGATATACCGCATTGTCATTTCGCAAAAAAAAGAAGAAATCACACAAAGACCTGTAGTGAGTTTATCGAACATTTGA